GGCGGATGAGCAATCCGGCCACCAACAACCACAACATTATGTCACGGTATGAAACAGCCACACGAGGAAAAACCTCTCTAAAATTTTGGCTGGGATGTTTGATGTTTGTCCAAAACGACTCTATGACCTGCGTGGTATTTAATGAAAGAACTTTGGTAACAATGGTTTCCTGAGTGGGGAAAAATGTAGCCACTGCGCCCAAAATCCCTACGCCAACCAAAACCAGGCACGCCAAAACTGTAGATTTACGAACGCTCAAGTCATGCTCCATCACCACGCCATCCCAAAACCAAAAAGCAGCCAACACCCCCACCAGCAGGCACGAATGGACATCTGAATTGGCCAGGATTGCCAGCACCCCGGCCAAAAGAAATGGCCTTTTCCGGCGATGAAGATAGAGCGCAGCAAAAGCAAAAAACAAGAGCATACTGACCCCATAGCCCCTCACCATAATTGTGTATTCGTAGAGAGGCAATATTCCCCACATAAAGAGGAGTTTCTGCCAAGTGGGAAAAGGCGCGTACCGCAAAAAAACAGTCACTCCCGCCAAACCGATACCGACGCTGACGATTTTGAGAACCACCGGGGTACGGAAAACAAAGAACCCGGTTCGTAAAATCAGATACCACAGGATAGGATGCCCTTCGTTTTTGAGAGCCAAGGGGAGTTGCCAAAAATAGTCAGGTTCCAGGGCAATAGAGAGCGCTCTCACTTCGTCTCGCCACACTTCATGCTTTGCGCTCAAGAAGATGGCCACAGCCAGCCAGAGGAGGAGCACTACCCCGGAAGCGATGCTTCGCCTTTTATCGGCAAAACTTTGCGAAGAACGAAGATAGTCAATAAACCCCGTGTTGAGATGATAAGGGGCCAAGCTATTCACCACGCATCACCTCGTCAATATCTTTTTGATGCCACTCTGAAATAGGCCACAAAGGATTATGCCACTCTTCGGGAGGAAGGAGGATATCGAGTTGCTTATCTTTGGTCAACCGGAACGGGTAACGCCATTCAAAAATTTGCTGGGCGACCCGTTCTGGACCATCGCTAAAGTCCACGGCTATCATCAGCTTGTGATCAGGGGATAACGCCGTGATCGAGGAGAGATGCTGCTGGGACGCTCCCTCAAGCTCAACTTTTTGCGGGGTAATAAGCCACTTTATCTGATAGACACAACCCTGGTAAGAGGCATCATCAAGCAAATAATTTTCCGCTTGCTCACCGTTCCGCACTTCTACATAAACATAAGGGCTATGGGTGGGATTGACGATATGTAAGTATTGATTGAAGCCGTCAACCTGGCGGCGTTCCATTTTGACCAATTCCGTTTTTGGGTTGTCATCAGGCGACTCGGTGTAAGGGCCATAATAATCAAACCGATAAGCGGTTCGTTCTGGATAAGCATCCAGCAGGGTAAAATTTTCCTGGTCTCTATTAAGGGCGTACAGAATCTGGCCATCAAAAGTAGGAGTGTTGCTCAAGTAAGGAAAGGGGGTCAACAGAAAAGGTCCGGCCAGGGGCGGCACAAAAACCAGGGCCGGGTTCTCGAGTTGCTGCTGCCCAAAAGGCCGGTAAATGGCCTGGTATTCCCGGGTGTAGGCCCAGTTTTGCGCGATATGCCAGCCCAAGAGCCAAATATTGACCAGAACCATTGTGGCGGTCAGAAGCAGGGCCAGTAGGGGGCGACGTTTAGAGAGGGTCAACAATCCTTGCGCGCCCAGGATGACCAGCGGGACCAACATAGGGAAGTAATACATAGGGCCAAGATAGACCACCCCCTTCCAGAAAATCGCCATGGCGTAAGCGCCCCAAAAGAAGAAGTACCCTACCGGAAAAATAACCAAAAGCAGCAGTAAGGTCAATTCCGTCCGCCGGATACGGCCGGTCAACAGGGGCAGCAGCGCCAGGCCAAGTAGGAAGGTTCCTCCAAATACCCACAGGTTGAGTTGCCACAAATTATGCGCCAAACTCTTGATAGCAGCCGGGAGATCATACAAAATAGCTACTCGTCCCCGCAGGCCAAAACCGAGGGTGTCTTGCGGATCCCAGAGTAAAAAAGGAAAACAAAAAGGATCGCCGGTAAAGTAATAGTTATAAATTAAGACCAGGCCAAACACCGGCCCAAAACCGGCCAGCACCCAGCCGCCTTGTTTCAAAAAAATTGAAAGGCTAAAGCCCTGTGAGTTTGACCCCTTTAGACCAACAAAGAATATCCCAAAGGGAATGGCGAAGAGGATGGCATCGTAAGGACGAGCAAAAAAGGCCAGCCCCAGAGCCAAACCGGCCCCCATCAATAAATGGGGCGCATTGTGGCGCTGCCCTCGTAGCAACAACACCGCAAAAAAAAGGTGCAGCAGCAGAGCTGTGCTGTAAGGGAGAAAGGTTATACTTTGAATGAGAAAAAAGGGCGAGAGAAGAAAAAAAACAGCAGCCAATAAAGCCAGACGATTTTGGGGATAGAACGCCCGGCTCAAACAATAGAGCAGAATTACATTGCCCGCCGCCACAAAACCCAAAGCAGCCCGCATAGAACCGAACAGGAGCAATCCCAGCGCCAAAAAAGCGGCATGCACGGGGGTATACTTAAAAATAGCCCGCTCGCCGGTATTGACCACAAACCAGGTCTTGAAAAAGGTCTCACTGAATTGGTTTGCGGGCAGAAAAAGCCGACCTTGAGACAAGGCGCGCGCCTGTAATATATAGACGGCTTCGTCGTGGTCATTGGAATAGAAAGGGAAAATCATCTCCGAGACAATGATAACCCAGGCGAAAGCAACAAAGGCCAGTGGCAAAATCACCCACTTTTTTTCAAGCAGGGTTAAGAGAGATGGCAATATTTTGCCTTTCATCGGTCTGTCATCACGTCATCAATATCGCCCTGCTGCCATTCTGCTTCAGGCCAGTTCGGATTATACCACTCTTCCGGCGGCAGGAGAACCTCCAATTGGTTATCAGGGGTGACCCGAAAGGTAAAGCGACGTTCAACGATATGGCGGTTGGGACGGGACAGACTTGGCCTGAAAGCCGCCACCACAGCCAGGAATTGGTTAGTGGACATCTTTTTGATCGAGGCGGTTTTTTGTTTGGATGCGCCCTGGAAAGAAATATCATCCGGCGTAATCGTCCATTTCAGGCTATATTCACGGCCCTGGCTCGACGCATCATCAAGGAGATAAACTTCCGCCTGCCCATTATTCCAAATGTAGGCATAAACATAAGGGCTGTCGGTGGGGTTCGTCACGGAGAGCGACTGGGTAAAGGCATCGCCGCGAATAAAATTACTGGTTTTGGACGGCAGCAAAACCTCCTGTTGCTGATCGCCGGTTAGCCTGAATTGATAACGATGCTCCAGGATTGTTTCCGGCCCGTTTTGGGGATCATGACGGAATGAAGCGGCCAGAACCAAAAATTCTTTGCCGGAGAGACTATCAAGGCGGGATAATTGTTTTTGGTAGTCTCCTTGCAGCCAAATCTGGTGGGGTTGAATGTGCCAGGTTACTTCATAAGTTTTTCCCTGGCGAGAATGGTCATCGAGTAAATATTTTTGGGTTTGAGGGCCATGTTGAAGGTAGGTGTAAACGTAAGGGGCTGATGAAGGGTTGGCAAAATGGAGGCTTTGGGTAAGATGATTAGATTGGTGACGCTCCATTTCAACCAGGCTGGTCGCAACATCGTCTTGGGGTGATTCGGTGTAGGCGCCGGGGTAGATAAAACGGTAGGTCACCCGATCCGGGTAGGCATCGAGCAGGGTCAAATGACTGTTCTGGTTTGTATCCAGCGCGTAAAGGATCGGCCCGTCCAGAGAAGGTGTATTGGCCAGCCAGGCCAGGGGATGCAGCAGGTAGGGGCCGTAAAGGGGAGGGACAAAAACCAGGGCCTGGTCAAGCGGCTGCTCCAAAAAGGGATGATAAATGGCTTGATGTTTGCGAGTGTAGGCATAGTTTTGCCCAATATGCCGGGCCAAAAGGGCCGCATTAATCCCCCCCATTACCAACAGAAATATAATGGCGACAAACGAGGCGCGATTGAATAGCCTACAAAGCCCCTGTGCGCCAAGAAGAACCAGGGGAATGAGTACCGGCAAGTAATACATGGGGCCAAGATACTCAATGACGCCCCAGAGCGTAAAATTATACGCGCCCCAAAAGAAAAAATGGCCCAAGGGAAATACAAAAAAGAGCAGGGGTAAGAGGGCGTTTGACCAACTGCGGTAATTGGCAATGACCTGGAACAAGGCAAGTCCCAGCAAAAGGGGACCTCCGAACACCCAAAAATTGAGCTGGAAAAGGTTGGCGGAGAGGCTGTCAAGCGCGGCAGAAACATTATACAAAATGGGTATATTGAGCGGATGTTGACGCTTATACCCAAAACCAAAAGTGTCCAGCGGATCGTAAAGCGTAAAGGGGAAGCGCAGGGGATGGCCGGTTATGAAGAGGTTATAAAGCAAAACCAAGCCCAAAATTGGCAACAAGCCGGCCATCAACCAGGCAATTTGTTTGACCAGGCCGTTTGGCTTTGACCAGGTTAGCTTGAGCAAAAATAAACCAAAAGGAATGGCAAACAAAATGGCGTCATAAGGCCGGCTAAAAAAGGCCAGCCCCAGGGCTAAACCGGCGCAGATCAGCAAAAAAGGAGCCTGGCGACGACTGCCGCGCAGAAAAAACACAGCAAAACAAAGGTATAATAACAGCGCAGTGGTGTACGACAGGTAAGTGGCGCTCTGGATCAAAAAGAAGGGCGAGAGTATGAAAAAGAAGGCGGCCAGTAAAGCGGTTCTACGGTTACCCCCCATTTCTTGGCTCAAGCGATATAGCAAAATGACGTTGCCCGCAGCCACAAAACCCAGGGTGGTTCGCATCGTACCAAACAGTAGTTGCCCTAAAGCCAGGAAAGCCGCATGCACCGGCGTATACTTGAAGATGCCTCTATCGCCATGCTCAACCACAAACCAGGGCGTAAAAAAATCATCAAAAAACTCATTGACCGGCAGGGTCAACCGGCCCGCAAGCAGGGTTTGCGCCTGCAAAATATAAACAGGTTCATCGTGGTTATTAGAATAGAAGGGGAACAGCCATGCCGAAGCAATAATGGCCCAGGCAAAAGCCAGGAAAGCCAGGAAGACTACCGGCCATTTTTTTTCAAAGCCAGCCATAGAACCATCGTGTTTTTTAAGACGGGCATGGGAGGCAACATGTTTCATCGGTCTGTCATTACATGGTCAATACTTACTCTTCGCCAACCTGACTCGTCAGGCCACTGAGGATTGTGCCACTCCTCTGGCGGATAAAAAAACTCAATCTGGTTGTCCTTTGTGAATTTGAACCAATACCGGCGTTCAAAAATATGTAGCGTTACGCGGTCTGGACTGTCGCTAAAGGCAACGGCTATGGCCAGAAATTGATCGGGCGACAAGGCGGTAATCGAAGAAAGCTTTGCTTGAAATGCGCCTTGAAACAGAATATTCCGGGGGGTAATGGTCCACTCCACATTATAGGTACGGCCTTGCCAAGACGCATCATCCAAAAGATAAGTTTCAGCTTGACCGTTGTTCCAAATGTAGACATATACATAGGGATGCTCCGTCGGGTTAACCAAGTGTAAGGGCTGGTTCAAGCTAATCTTACTATAAGTCAGCACACCATCAGTAATCCATTTTGTTGATGTTTTCCACTTAACAACTTGGTGGCTATCAAGCATATCTCCGTGATCATGTCCTCCTACTAGAACGGACGAGATTGGAAGGAAACTTGAACGATGTTTATAAAAAATAAAATTAATTTTAAGAAGCGTTGCCCTTATATCCCAACCAATAGGGCGCCGGTTTGTGTAGGTTTTTAACCATTCCCTGTCGCTAAATTCATTAAGTAAGCAGCAACCATAGTAAAAAGCCAATGTGCCAATTTCTCCTCGGGCCTGAATAGTTTGGCCGGAATCATGTTCTTTTAACCACAAAGCTACTTTTTTGTACTGCTCATGTGTGGCCCAATTGGTATGGATAGGCATTTCTTTGAGATAAAAACCATTTCTGCCAAGAAGATAGAGCATGCCTGATGCGGCGATAAGAATATATAGCAGCACCAAAGCCCACAATAATCTCTTTTTCCATGTTTGAGCACCATAACGATAACTATCTGCCAAAGCTAAATCGCCAAGAAGAATAATTCCTATCACTTCGGGAACGTAATACCAGTGGTATGGAGGGACCCGTAGCAAAGAATAACTGATAAAATGCGCCAAACCACTCAGCCCAATGATTGCCATAATCATTCTTGAATCTATTTCCCTAGAAATTTCTTTAGGAGAGAAATTGGGAGGATGCACCCTTTGGCCGCCCCCGGCCACCCGCCCTGCGAAGCTAAAAAATTTTGGACTATTATTAAAAGCCAGTATAGCCAAAGGTAGACAAAAAAATGATAAGGTGGTTTCCAATGGATACGCTTTGCAATAAAGTAATAACCCATTGGAAAAGGTCCATGTCCCCCATGACATTTGCGAGGTCTTTATAAAAAGCGTATCAGGAACCAACGAACCCAGATGTATCCACGAAAAAATGTACCACGGCGCAAGACATCCAAGGTAAAATAATGCAAGCTTGAACCGCGATTTCATTGTTGGAACAAAGGCCAGAAATATAGTAAAAAATAAAATTCCTTCTGGCCTGGTTAGCGTCAGTAAGCCGGTTGCTACGGCCAATAAAGACCACTTGCCCTCCAGATAGAAATAGACTGAACCGATAAAGAGCGTGGTAAATAATATCCCCTCGAGACCAATAGTTGATAATAATAATGGATTGAAGACAAGAGACGCAAAGGAAACAAAGCCAAAAATCTCTGTATTCAGGCTTTTGACTGATATTTTGCGCAACAAAATAAAAATAAGCAAAAAATTAATTAACGTCAACCACTTTACAGCATCTATTATTGAGCCTGTAACAAAAGCAGTTAAAGCTAACAGAATAACATTGAGAGGGGAGGTGGCTGAATTGCTGACATGATTTGGAAAAAATCCCCATGTTCCGCTTTCCAAAAGAGTTTTGGCGTACCGCATTGTTATAAACGCATCATCAATGATCGCATTTTCAAAAAATAAAAGATAAAAGTAAGTGATAACCGCTATCAGTAAGATTATAAGAAATGTTATGGGTGTCCCGCAGGCAATTACCCGTAGCAGGTTAGCTTTTGTTTTTGAGATGAATCCATCTCTCATTGGCAATCGCCCCATCAATCATAATCTGTTTGGATATTTTCACTGGCTGAATGGTTTGATAACAAATCATTCTCCAAGATAAATTCAGCAATAGCATCGGCCGCAATTTGATGTCCTCGCTCATTGGGATGTTGGTCGCTGGGGTGAACCCACAGAGCCGTATATGCCTCACCCTGAAATGCTTCAAATAGATCCAGAAACGTTATGTTATTGCTGGCGCAGTATTGAGATAGCATAAGATGGAGCGGGCGAAAGGGGTATTGCTCATTGAGTTCATACATAAAGGGAAAGACAACAACAGCATACTTTGCCCCAATTGCTTCAGCCTGTCGCCGCCCTTTTAATAAATAGTTCAAACTATTGGCCCATTTGTATTGTTCCTGCATGGCGCTGTCGAGCAACTCATCAATGTATTTTTGGCCGTAAAGCTGGCGTTTAAGGGTGGCGTAAAAGTAGCTGCCCAGGTAAGAATATTTCAGACTCCTATTTTCATACTCATTTCTAAAGTTGTCCCATAAATCAAGACCACCGGCGTAGTCGGCATCGTTAAGCACATAAACCAGAATAACCAGGTCCGGTTCAAAGTGTATCCCCGCTTGCTCAAAGTAATTGATTTCGTCGCTGGTGCCCCAGATACTGGTCCCAAAATTCAACACCTCTACCGGCCAAGCCAAATGTTGATTTAAGATTTTCTCCAGGCGGTAACTAAAAGTGTGCTCAAACTTAACCCCTTCTCCAAAAGTAAATGAATCGCCCAGAATAATTATCCGTCTGGTATTGGGCGCTTTGTTTTTTTCATAATCCGGCCCTCTAAAACCGTGTTTGTTGATATGGTAAATCAAGCCGTTATTCTGATCAAAATAGCCTTGGGGGTTACTGTCATATTTCAACTCGAACTGACTATTGGGTTTAAACTGAATACTTACCCCGGGCAAGCTTTTGGTTTCAGGCAGCAAAGCATGTTCCCAATCGCGAGTCCTTGGCTGGTGGTAGCCCCGCATATCAAACGCTCGAAATACTATCTCAAGCAAGGATAGCGTTAGACAAATGGATAAAATAGCCAATAGTAGATTAAGCATAAAATTCTTCATTATGACTGATCCATTATTACCCGGGGAGTCGCCCTGACTCAAAGAGGTTCCCCCTGGTAATCAGCCTGAGTTTGTTGTAATAAAAGGCCAAATTTTTCCATTGGGGGTATCATGAGGGGTGATTTACCCGGTAAACAAATACCTGAATTTTCTATTCATAGGTCTGCTAATGATTAATTCCCAGAGATTCGCCCCTAACTTCCCTGGCTAAGAGTCAGTCATTCTGCTCGCCGGGAGACAATACCTGTCAAAGATCCCTGGCTTGAAAATTGGGCCTGAGACAAGGTTTAGATTGCACCTCTGCTCTATCCAGATAGGTAGAAAATAAAAAGCCTTACCTCATAATGCCGGTAAGGCTTTTTTATAACGAAATTATATCTTA
The genomic region above belongs to Anaerolineae bacterium and contains:
- a CDS encoding glycosyltransferase family 39 protein is translated as MAGFEKKWPVVFLAFLAFAWAIIASAWLFPFYSNNHDEPVYILQAQTLLAGRLTLPVNEFFDDFFTPWFVVEHGDRGIFKYTPVHAAFLALGQLLFGTMRTTLGFVAAGNVILLYRLSQEMGGNRRTALLAAFFFILSPFFLIQSATYLSYTTALLLYLCFAVFFLRGSRRQAPFLLICAGLALGLAFFSRPYDAILFAIPFGLFLLKLTWSKPNGLVKQIAWLMAGLLPILGLVLLYNLFITGHPLRFPFTLYDPLDTFGFGYKRQHPLNIPILYNVSAALDSLSANLFQLNFWVFGGPLLLGLALFQVIANYRSWSNALLPLLFFVFPLGHFFFWGAYNFTLWGVIEYLGPMYYLPVLIPLVLLGAQGLCRLFNRASFVAIIFLLVMGGINAALLARHIGQNYAYTRKHQAIYHPFLEQPLDQALVFVPPLYGPYLLHPLAWLANTPSLDGPILYALDTNQNSHLTLLDAYPDRVTYRFIYPGAYTESPQDDVATSLVEMERHQSNHLTQSLHFANPSSAPYVYTYLQHGPQTQKYLLDDHSRQGKTYEVTWHIQPHQIWLQGDYQKQLSRLDSLSGKEFLVLAASFRHDPQNGPETILEHRYQFRLTGDQQQEVLLPSKTSNFIRGDAFTQSLSVTNPTDSPYVYAYIWNNGQAEVYLLDDASSQGREYSLKWTITPDDISFQGASKQKTASIKKMSTNQFLAVVAAFRPSLSRPNRHIVERRFTFRVTPDNQLEVLLPPEEWYNPNWPEAEWQQGDIDDVMTDR
- a CDS encoding SGNH/GDSL hydrolase family protein, whose translation is MIYHINKHGFRGPDYEKNKAPNTRRIIILGDSFTFGEGVKFEHTFSYRLEKILNQHLAWPVEVLNFGTSIWGTSDEINYFEQAGIHFEPDLVILVYVLNDADYAGGLDLWDNFRNEYENRSLKYSYLGSYFYATLKRQLYGQKYIDELLDSAMQEQYKWANSLNYLLKGRRQAEAIGAKYAVVVFPFMYELNEQYPFRPLHLMLSQYCASNNITFLDLFEAFQGEAYTALWVHPSDQHPNERGHQIAADAIAEFILENDLLSNHSASENIQTDYD
- a CDS encoding glycosyltransferase family 39 protein, coding for MKGKILPSLLTLLEKKWVILPLAFVAFAWVIIVSEMIFPFYSNDHDEAVYILQARALSQGRLFLPANQFSETFFKTWFVVNTGERAIFKYTPVHAAFLALGLLLFGSMRAALGFVAAGNVILLYCLSRAFYPQNRLALLAAVFFLLSPFFLIQSITFLPYSTALLLHLFFAVLLLRGQRHNAPHLLMGAGLALGLAFFARPYDAILFAIPFGIFFVGLKGSNSQGFSLSIFLKQGGWVLAGFGPVFGLVLIYNYYFTGDPFCFPFLLWDPQDTLGFGLRGRVAILYDLPAAIKSLAHNLWQLNLWVFGGTFLLGLALLPLLTGRIRRTELTLLLLLVIFPVGYFFFWGAYAMAIFWKGVVYLGPMYYFPMLVPLVILGAQGLLTLSKRRPLLALLLTATMVLVNIWLLGWHIAQNWAYTREYQAIYRPFGQQQLENPALVFVPPLAGPFLLTPFPYLSNTPTFDGQILYALNRDQENFTLLDAYPERTAYRFDYYGPYTESPDDNPKTELVKMERRQVDGFNQYLHIVNPTHSPYVYVEVRNGEQAENYLLDDASYQGCVYQIKWLITPQKVELEGASQQHLSSITALSPDHKLMIAVDFSDGPERVAQQIFEWRYPFRLTKDKQLDILLPPEEWHNPLWPISEWHQKDIDEVMRGE